Below is a genomic region from Vibrio mimicus.
CAAAGGTTGCAGTGATTTTGGCAACAGTGCCGAAACATCTAAACCTAAGCTAACACGCACTTCGCCAAGCAGGTCTTGTAAAAACTGCTGTGCTGGTGTGAGTGGTTCTTCAACCCAGTAAAGGTTGTATTGATCCAGCTGTGCCAGATCCGCTGCCAAATGTACCGCATCATCAAAATCGCCGAGCTGATCGACTAAGCCTAAGGTTTGCGCATCTTGCGCTGTCCAAACACGGCCTTGGGCAATTTCATCTACCGCTTTTACCGTCATACTACGTTTCTCTGCCACCAAAGAAATAAAGCGCTGATAGCCATGCTCAATACCCAGTTGAATGGCATCTTTGGCACCTTGAGTCAGGCCAGTGGTAACGCCTTGTCCTGAGAATGGTGTAGTGCCCACACCATCAGTGTAAATGCCAAGGTTATTCAGGCCTTTTTCGAAGGTGGTGATCACACTGAAAATACCAATTGAGCCTGTTAGTGTGGTCGGCTGCGCGACAATTTTGTCTGCACTCATCGAAATCCAATAACCACCGGAAGCGGCAAGGCTAGACATAGAAACAACAACAGGTTTACCTGCGGCTTTCAGTGCTTCGATTTCATTGCGGATCACTTCGGAAGCAAACGCGCTGCCTCCTGGGCTATCCACACGAAGTACGACCGCTTTCACATTGCTGTCGTTACGTGCTTCGCGCAGTAATCCTGCTAATGTATCACCACCCACGGTACCGCGTGGCTGAGAGCCATCCATAATCGCACCACTGGCGACGACAACGGCAATATCGCTGGCATCAGTAAGAGGGCTTGGCTGAATGCTGGCTTTATATTCGTAGTAACTGACCGCGTTATAGCTGTCTTTGCCATCGCTACCAAACGTTTCAGCTAAGGCTTGGCGTACTTGCTGGCGAGTGGCTAGCTCATCGACTAAGCCAACTTGTTTTGATAGTGCCGCTAAATCACCACCGACTTCTTTCAATTGAGCAACAAACTCATCCATGCTTGGCGTGAGTGTTTTGATCGCAATTTGACGATTGGCTGCGACATCATCGACATACGCGCTCCACAGTTGAGTTAACCAACGAGACGCAGATTCACGCGCTGCATCTGACATGTCATCACGCACAAAAGGTTCAATCGCAGATTTGTAAGTGCCGACACGAAAGACGTGAGTGGTTACATCGAGTTTCTCAAGCAGAGTTTTGTAATACATGGAATAGGCGCTATAGCCTTTCAGCAACACCGCACCGTCTGGAGCAAGGTAAATTTTGTCGGCATAGCTTGCCAAGTAATATTGGCTTTGGTTGTAAAAATCACCCACGGCATAGACTGGCTTACCGGATGATTTGAATTCGTTGATGGCTTTAGCGATGTAGCGAAGCTTGGTCAAATTGGTTTCAGGCATGTCACCTAACGCCAAAACAAGCCCGGTAACATTGTTATCATTTTTGGCATAACGCAAGGTCTCGATAATATCAAACAGCACGTTCTCGCGTGGCAGCTCTTCACCAAACACGGAACCAGTAAAAGAGTCCATCGGGTTGATATGTGTACTTTGCTCCACAATAGGACCCGATAGATTGAGTACCAGTGCAGAGGATTTATCCATGGTCGGTAGCGGGGCATCGGCATGAATATAAATAAAATAAATGATGCCAATACTGAGTAAGAAAATTAGGTTAGTCAGTGCCAGCCGAATGAAGGTGATAGCTTTCCAAATCCCTTTCAAAATCAGGCCAACAAAACGAAACAGTGATTTCATGGTATCTCCAGACCAACGGAGTGATAAATCACTCCAAAGCTTCAGATTTTCCGTGCAAATTAGCGCACGACACATCACATCCTACGTTATCTGATCGGGGCAAACAACAGCCTTGCAAACAACCGCAATTTTGATTGTTGTTGCACAAATGTAAACGCTTGTTTGATTTTTGTAATGCGTGGGCGTATTCTGCTCAGACCATCTAATAAGAAGCAAAGTGAAGTCACCATGTACCCAAATCTATTTCAGCCTCTCGATCTTGGTTTTACGCAGCTCAAAAATCGTGTGTTGATGGGCTCCATGCATACTGGCTTAGAAGAAAATAAAGAAGGGCTATACAAGCTTGCGGCCTTTTATGAAGAACGTGCCAAAGGTGGCGCAGGGTTGATTGTGACAGGTGGTTTTTCGCCTAACTTGCGCGGCCGCCTGCACCCATTCAGCGCTGAATTTAGCAAAACTAAGCATGCTAAAGCACATAAAGTGGTGACGGAAGCGGTACATCGCCATGGTGGGAAAATTGCGTTACAGCTGCTGCATGCGGGGCGTTACGCCATGCATCCATTTTCGCAAAGTGCTTCTGCCATTCGAGCTCCAATTGCCCAATTTACCCCCAGTGAAATGAGCACGCGCCAAATTCGTAAGACGATTCAAGATTTCGCCAATAGTGCCGAGTTGGCACAATTAGCGGGCTATGATGGTGTGGAAGTGATGGGCTCAGAAGGGTATTTGATCAACCAATTTATCTGTAAACGCACCAATATGCGCTATGACGATTGGGGTGGTAGTTATCAAAATCGGATTCGTTTTCCGGTCGAAATTGTCAAAGCGATTCGTGAAGCAGTGGGTGAAGAGTTCATCATTATTTTTCGCCTGTCGATGCTTGATTTAGTTGAGCAGGGCAGCACCTTTGAAGAAGTTGTCGTGCTTGCCAAAGCCTTAGAAGAGGCAGGAGTCACCATTATTAATACAGGGATTGGGTGGCATGAAGCACGTATTCCGACTATTGCGACCCAAGTGCCACGCGCTGCCTTTAGTTGGGTGACAGAGAAAATCAGACCTTACTTAACCGTACCAGTGGTGACATGCAACCGAATCAATACCCCGGAGCAAGCGGAGAAAATTCTAGCCAGTGGTCAGGCGGATATGGTGTCGATGGCACGCCCGTTTTTAGCTGATGCGGATTTTGTACGCAAAGCACAGGAAGGGCAGAGTGCGCTGATCAACACCTGTATCGGTTGTAACCAAGCCTGTTTGGATAATGTATTTCGCGGCAAACGTGCGAGCTGCTTAGTGAACCCGCGCGCCTGTTATGAAACCGAGATTGTGGTGAAACCCGCGCAGAGCAAAAAGATTGCGGTTGTCGGTGCCGGCCCTGCGGGTTTGGCGTTTGCAACGACTGCATCAGAGCGCGGTCATCAGGTGGATCTGTTTGAACGCAACGATCGAATTGGTGGCCAATTCCGCCTTGCGATGCAGATCCCTGGCAAGGAAGAATTTCGTGAAACCATTCGCTACTTTGCCAACCGAATCGACCAAACTGGCGTGAATTTGCATCTGGGCAGTGAAGTGCAATTTAGCGATCTGCGCGGCTACGATGAAGTGGTGATCGCCACGGGCGTCACGCCGCGCAAAATCGCTCTTGCAGGAATAGAAGAGTCCCCAAAAGTGGTTGATTACCAAACCTTAATCCGCGAAAAGACACCGGTAGGCCAAAAGGTCGCGATTGTTGGCGCGGGCGGAATTGGTGTGGATGTCGCGAGCATGCTCACCGAGCCGAAAGATCAAACATTAGATGACTGGCTGTACGAGTG
It encodes:
- the sppA gene encoding signal peptide peptidase SppA: MKSLFRFVGLILKGIWKAITFIRLALTNLIFLLSIGIIYFIYIHADAPLPTMDKSSALVLNLSGPIVEQSTHINPMDSFTGSVFGEELPRENVLFDIIETLRYAKNDNNVTGLVLALGDMPETNLTKLRYIAKAINEFKSSGKPVYAVGDFYNQSQYYLASYADKIYLAPDGAVLLKGYSAYSMYYKTLLEKLDVTTHVFRVGTYKSAIEPFVRDDMSDAARESASRWLTQLWSAYVDDVAANRQIAIKTLTPSMDEFVAQLKEVGGDLAALSKQVGLVDELATRQQVRQALAETFGSDGKDSYNAVSYYEYKASIQPSPLTDASDIAVVVASGAIMDGSQPRGTVGGDTLAGLLREARNDSNVKAVVLRVDSPGGSAFASEVIRNEIEALKAAGKPVVVSMSSLAASGGYWISMSADKIVAQPTTLTGSIGIFSVITTFEKGLNNLGIYTDGVGTTPFSGQGVTTGLTQGAKDAIQLGIEHGYQRFISLVAEKRSMTVKAVDEIAQGRVWTAQDAQTLGLVDQLGDFDDAVHLAADLAQLDQYNLYWVEEPLTPAQQFLQDLLGEVRVSLGLDVSALLPKSLQPLATEWQQQTSLLNQLNDPKGQYAFCLPCQVE
- a CDS encoding NADPH-dependent 2,4-dienoyl-CoA reductase, with the translated sequence MYPNLFQPLDLGFTQLKNRVLMGSMHTGLEENKEGLYKLAAFYEERAKGGAGLIVTGGFSPNLRGRLHPFSAEFSKTKHAKAHKVVTEAVHRHGGKIALQLLHAGRYAMHPFSQSASAIRAPIAQFTPSEMSTRQIRKTIQDFANSAELAQLAGYDGVEVMGSEGYLINQFICKRTNMRYDDWGGSYQNRIRFPVEIVKAIREAVGEEFIIIFRLSMLDLVEQGSTFEEVVVLAKALEEAGVTIINTGIGWHEARIPTIATQVPRAAFSWVTEKIRPYLTVPVVTCNRINTPEQAEKILASGQADMVSMARPFLADADFVRKAQEGQSALINTCIGCNQACLDNVFRGKRASCLVNPRACYETEIVVKPAQSKKIAVVGAGPAGLAFATTASERGHQVDLFERNDRIGGQFRLAMQIPGKEEFRETIRYFANRIDQTGVNLHLGSEVQFSDLRGYDEVVIATGVTPRKIALAGIEESPKVVDYQTLIREKTPVGQKVAIVGAGGIGVDVASMLTEPKDQTLDDWLYEWGIDKTIEHPGGLYPYPDTTSEREVWLLQRRKGAVGKGPGKTTGWIHKRTLEKRGVHLIGGVQYQKIDEQGLHIERDGKQELIEADSVVICAGQESVRPFEAQWAEFGDKLHVIGGADVAGELDAARAIRQGVELAVRL